The proteins below are encoded in one region of Syntrophotalea carbinolica DSM 2380:
- a CDS encoding GatB/YqeY domain-containing protein, producing the protein MSLKQQLNDAMKAAMKAKDSLRLTTVRMVLAAIKNREIDQRAELGDEDIIGVLSSLVKQRKESVALYREGDRAELAEKEEAELAILQEFLPSPLSEEEISALIEQAVTETGAAGPRDMGKVMKIVSAQTRGRADGKQVSDMVKSRLSS; encoded by the coding sequence ATGAGTCTCAAACAACAACTCAACGATGCCATGAAAGCCGCAATGAAGGCTAAAGACAGTCTGCGCCTGACCACCGTGCGCATGGTGCTGGCAGCCATCAAGAATCGCGAAATCGACCAGCGTGCAGAGCTTGGAGACGAAGATATCATTGGTGTGCTGTCGTCTTTGGTCAAGCAGCGCAAGGAATCCGTGGCGCTATACCGGGAGGGCGACCGGGCCGAACTGGCCGAAAAAGAAGAGGCCGAACTGGCCATTCTGCAGGAGTTTTTACCGTCGCCGCTGAGCGAGGAGGAAATTTCCGCCCTTATCGAACAGGCCGTAACCGAAACCGGTGCCGCCGGTCCCAGAGATATGGGCAAGGTCATGAAGATCGTTTCCGCCCAGACCCGCGGGCGTGCCGATGGCAAGCAGGTCAGCGACATGGTTAAAAGCCGACTGAGCAGCTGA
- a CDS encoding phosphoribosyl-ATP diphosphatase, whose amino-acid sequence MVDLGNITYGVDGLIPAVVRCAPSGDVLMLSHLNAEAVEQTLASGLLYRYSRSRKALVAPDADAPQRVTEMRLSCSGDCLLVAVEQGGASRNCFKTVLFQQQDAVAEEQADILEQVYQVVLQRRDNPSQKSYVASLFAKGLDKILGKIGEEATETAVAGKGGQPDEVVYEVADLFFHVLVLLGYYDLPPERIYAELRRRFGLSGIEEKASRKA is encoded by the coding sequence ATGGTCGATTTAGGCAATATTACATACGGTGTCGACGGACTGATCCCGGCAGTGGTGCGTTGCGCGCCCAGCGGCGACGTGCTGATGCTTTCACATCTCAACGCCGAAGCTGTCGAGCAAACCCTGGCAAGCGGTTTGCTGTACCGTTATTCGCGCTCCCGAAAGGCCCTGGTGGCACCCGATGCCGATGCCCCGCAGCGGGTCACGGAAATGCGGCTGAGTTGTTCCGGGGACTGTTTGCTGGTGGCCGTAGAGCAGGGTGGGGCATCCCGCAACTGCTTCAAAACGGTGCTTTTCCAGCAGCAGGATGCTGTCGCCGAGGAGCAGGCCGATATTTTGGAACAGGTATATCAGGTTGTGCTGCAGCGCCGCGACAATCCCTCGCAGAAATCTTATGTGGCTTCCCTGTTCGCCAAGGGGCTCGACAAGATCCTTGGCAAGATCGGTGAAGAAGCCACCGAAACGGCGGTGGCCGGCAAGGGCGGCCAACCCGACGAGGTTGTCTATGAGGTCGCCGACCTGTTTTTTCATGTGCTGGTTCTGCTCGGTTATTACGATTTGCCTCCGGAGCGTATTTACGCCGAACTGCGGCGTCGGTTCGGTCTGTCGGGGATCGAGGAGAAGGCCTCGCGCAAAGCCTGA
- the hisF gene encoding imidazole glycerol phosphate synthase subunit HisF — MLTKRIIPCLDVKDGRVVKGVQFLELRDAGDPVEAAEAYDAQGADELTFLDITASSDKRNIILDVVSRTAERVFMPLTVGGGIRTIEDIRNLLNAGADKVSINTEAVNNPEFVKEAAERFGSQCIVVAIDARRVADSDPQRWEVYIHGGRTPTGIDAMEWAMRMEAYGAGEILLTSMDKDGTKDGYDIPLTRTISDLVSIPVIASGGVGNLEHIHQGLTEGGASAALAASIFHFREYTIHECKEYLQKRGVPARL; from the coding sequence ATGCTGACGAAACGTATTATACCCTGTCTCGATGTCAAGGACGGTCGGGTGGTCAAAGGGGTTCAGTTCCTGGAGTTGCGCGATGCCGGCGATCCGGTTGAGGCGGCCGAGGCCTATGACGCCCAGGGGGCCGATGAACTGACCTTTCTTGATATCACCGCTTCCAGCGACAAGCGCAATATCATTCTCGATGTGGTGTCCCGCACCGCGGAGAGGGTTTTTATGCCCCTTACCGTCGGCGGCGGCATTCGCACCATCGAGGATATCCGTAATCTGCTCAATGCCGGAGCCGACAAGGTTTCCATTAATACCGAGGCGGTCAATAACCCCGAGTTTGTCAAAGAAGCAGCCGAGCGTTTCGGCTCCCAGTGTATCGTTGTGGCCATCGATGCACGGCGCGTCGCCGATAGCGATCCGCAGCGCTGGGAGGTTTATATTCACGGCGGCCGAACGCCGACCGGCATCGACGCCATGGAGTGGGCGATGCGTATGGAAGCTTATGGTGCCGGAGAAATCCTGCTGACGTCCATGGACAAGGACGGCACCAAGGACGGATACGATATTCCTCTGACCCGTACCATCAGCGATTTGGTAAGTATTCCGGTTATCGCCTCCGGCGGTGTCGGCAATCTGGAGCATATTCATCAGGGCCTGACCGAAGGTGGGGCCAGTGCCGCTTTGGCCGCAAGTATCTTCCACTTTCGCGAATACACGATTCACGAGTGCAAAGAGTATCTGCAGAAGCGCGGCGTGCCGGCGCGTTTGTAG
- the hisA gene encoding 1-(5-phosphoribosyl)-5-[(5-phosphoribosylamino)methylideneamino]imidazole-4-carboxamide isomerase, with protein sequence MIVIPAIDLKEGRCVRLEQGLMEKDTVYNDNPGAQARSWQEQGGELLHIVDLDGAFAGVPRNRDAIRAIAEAVSIPTELGGGIRDLPTIEAYLELGIDRVILGTVAKENPELVREACRLFPGRIVVGIDARDGLVAVRGWADVTEKLATELAKEMEGFGVEAIIYTDIARDGMMGGPNLEATRALAESISVPVIASGGVSCLEDIARLMTIEDSGVTGVITGKALYTGSLDLREAVALTKGKA encoded by the coding sequence ATGATAGTTATTCCCGCCATCGATTTGAAGGAAGGCCGCTGTGTGCGTCTTGAACAGGGCCTGATGGAGAAGGACACGGTTTACAACGACAACCCCGGTGCCCAGGCCCGCAGTTGGCAGGAGCAGGGTGGCGAGCTGTTGCATATTGTCGATCTCGACGGTGCTTTTGCCGGCGTGCCGCGTAACCGTGACGCTATCCGCGCCATTGCCGAGGCCGTTTCGATTCCCACCGAACTGGGCGGCGGGATTCGTGACCTGCCGACCATCGAAGCCTATCTCGAGCTTGGTATAGATCGCGTCATCCTCGGTACGGTGGCCAAAGAAAATCCGGAGTTGGTTCGTGAGGCCTGCCGGTTGTTCCCCGGGCGTATCGTGGTCGGCATCGACGCGCGCGACGGGTTGGTCGCAGTGCGCGGATGGGCCGACGTTACCGAAAAGCTCGCAACCGAATTGGCCAAAGAGATGGAAGGGTTCGGTGTCGAAGCGATCATCTATACCGATATCGCCCGTGACGGCATGATGGGGGGGCCGAACCTTGAGGCGACCCGTGCCCTGGCCGAGTCGATCTCGGTGCCGGTCATCGCCTCCGGCGGCGTCTCCTGTCTGGAAGACATCGCCCGTCTCATGACCATTGAAGACTCCGGGGTGACCGGCGTGATCACCGGCAAGGCGCTGTATACCGGCAGCCTCGATCTGCGTGAAGCGGTGGCTCTGACCAAGGGCAAAGCCTGA
- the hisH gene encoding imidazole glycerol phosphate synthase subunit HisH: MIVIIDYGMGNLRSVQKGFEKVGYSARVTDDPAVVAQADKLVLPGVGAFRDCMDQLTAGGFVEPILRHVESGRPFLGICLGLQLLFTESEEFGHHQGLNIIPGRVVRFPGDMQEQGEVLKVPHMGWNQIDIQRPAPIFQGLDSGESVYFVHSYYVVPEDASVVAATADYGRTFCAAVWRDNVMATQFHPEKSQQVGLRILKNFGDM, from the coding sequence ATGATAGTCATTATCGATTACGGGATGGGCAATCTGCGCAGTGTGCAGAAAGGCTTTGAAAAGGTCGGCTACAGTGCGCGGGTGACGGATGACCCCGCCGTTGTGGCGCAGGCCGATAAACTGGTGTTGCCCGGTGTCGGCGCCTTTCGCGACTGCATGGATCAGTTGACGGCCGGCGGTTTTGTCGAGCCGATTTTGCGGCATGTCGAGTCCGGTCGGCCGTTTCTCGGTATCTGCCTCGGTTTGCAACTGTTGTTTACCGAAAGCGAGGAGTTCGGCCACCACCAGGGGCTGAATATTATCCCCGGGCGGGTGGTACGGTTCCCCGGCGACATGCAGGAGCAAGGGGAAGTTCTGAAAGTGCCGCATATGGGCTGGAACCAGATCGATATCCAACGCCCCGCGCCGATTTTTCAGGGGCTCGATAGCGGCGAGTCTGTTTATTTCGTGCATTCCTATTACGTCGTACCCGAGGATGCATCGGTGGTGGCGGCAACGGCTGATTACGGGCGCACCTTCTGTGCCGCCGTGTGGCGGGACAATGTCATGGCGACCCAGTTCCATCCGGAAAAAAGCCAGCAGGTCGGTCTTAGAATCCTCAAGAATTTCGGAGATATGTGA
- the hisB gene encoding imidazoleglycerol-phosphate dehydratase HisB, which translates to MSRSATIDRQTQETQINLDLTLDGCGEACIATPVPFMNHMLTLLSRHGFFDLTVKAEGDVEVDDHHTVEDLGICLGQAFVKALGDKQGIRRYGAATVPMDETLASVHIDFSGRSCLVFNMDLPKAKVGSFDVELVEEFFTAFCNHAGANVHVNLVYGRNLHHMIEGVFKAFGRALDEATGLDPRIQGVLSTKGKL; encoded by the coding sequence ATGTCTCGCAGCGCCACTATCGATCGACAGACGCAGGAAACCCAAATCAATTTGGACTTGACCCTTGACGGGTGCGGCGAAGCCTGTATCGCCACACCTGTGCCTTTTATGAACCATATGCTCACCTTGCTTTCCCGTCATGGGTTTTTTGATCTCACGGTCAAGGCCGAGGGCGATGTCGAGGTGGACGATCATCACACGGTAGAGGATCTCGGTATCTGTCTGGGGCAGGCCTTCGTCAAGGCTCTCGGGGACAAGCAGGGCATTCGCCGCTATGGCGCCGCCACGGTTCCCATGGATGAGACGCTGGCCTCGGTGCATATCGATTTTTCCGGGCGCTCGTGCCTGGTGTTCAATATGGACCTTCCCAAGGCCAAGGTCGGCAGCTTCGATGTGGAGCTGGTCGAAGAATTCTTTACCGCATTTTGTAATCACGCCGGGGCCAATGTGCATGTCAATCTGGTCTACGGGCGCAATCTGCACCACATGATCGAAGGCGTATTCAAGGCCTTCGGTCGAGCGTTGGATGAGGCCACCGGACTCGATCCTCGCATTCAAGGGGTGCTGTCCACCAAAGGAAAGCTGTAA